The following proteins come from a genomic window of Chitinophagaceae bacterium:
- a CDS encoding DUF2237 family protein translates to MSDFNVFGEKLLACSYSPLTGFNRNGNCDSYPEDKAKHLVCVEISDEFLEFSYEMGNDLKSPEPEYDFPGLKAGDFWCVCAKRWLEAHEAGVAPKVKLESTNENILELISIDLLIKYAYRKETTN, encoded by the coding sequence ATGAGTGATTTTAATGTATTTGGAGAGAAATTATTGGCATGTAGTTATAGTCCATTGACCGGGTTTAATAGGAATGGAAATTGTGATTCATATCCTGAGGATAAAGCCAAACATCTAGTTTGCGTTGAAATTTCTGATGAGTTTTTAGAATTTTCATATGAAATGGGCAATGATTTAAAATCCCCTGAACCCGAGTATGACTTCCCGGGTTTAAAAGCCGGAGACTTTTGGTGTGTATGCGCGAAAAGGTGGTTGGAAGCTCACGAAGCAGGAGTTGCACCAAAAGTGAAGTTAGAGTCTACAAATGAAAATATACTGGAATTAATTTCCATAGATTTACTGATAAAGTACGCCTACCGAAAAGAAACAACAAATTAG